A single Lactuca sativa cultivar Salinas chromosome 8, Lsat_Salinas_v11, whole genome shotgun sequence DNA region contains:
- the LOC111885444 gene encoding classical arabinogalactan protein 9-like has translation MVYKETTIPVLVAPIPPTPLTQPTTTIPPPPPVSIVPISTTPLPPPIFSQATTTTTPISTTTTEPPVNVNVSDTGDNTETKTPVTSKPLSPSPSTDSSPILGGDNFEFDSTYYGPYRLPTDKDEEAPVTKQQVQSLDDKLDRLLASSSKYNDIVLKPFLDTTFEQYTEAIDKSSKAVEASTYSCQKATTNVAELFYNS, from the exons ATGGTTTACAAAGAG ACTACTATTCCAGTTTTGGTTGCTCCAATTCCACCAACTCCACTAACTCAACCTACCACTACtattccaccaccaccaccagttaGTATAGTACCAATCTCTACAACTCCTTTACCACCTCCCATTTTTTCACAAGCAACTACCACAACTACCCCTATCTCCACCACTACAACCGAACCTCCAGTAAacgtcaacgtatctgatacgggggataATACTGAAACTAAAACCCCTGTTACATCCAAACCTCTTTCACCCTCACCCTCAACTGATTCTAGTCCTATTCTCGGTGGTGACAATTTTGAGTTTGACTCAACCTATTACGGTCCTTATAGACTTCCCACTGACAAAGATGAAGAGGCTCCGGTAACCAAACAACAAGTACAGAGTCTCGATGATAAGCTTGATCGATTGCTCGCCTCTTCTTCGAAGTACAATGATATTGTGTTGAAGCCTTTCTTGGACACTACTTTTGAACAGTATACAGAAGCTATTGATAAATCATCGAAGGCGGTTGAAGCATCCACATATTCATGCCAGAAGGCTACAACCAATGTTGCGGAACTGTTTTACAATTCCTAG